One genomic region from Gemmatimonadaceae bacterium encodes:
- a CDS encoding AAA family ATPase — protein MIRRVKIQNFRSIEDLEFFPTQCCALIGENSSGKTNILRAIKMVLEKEWHRVTDFSPEDVIDGSLDKDVLIEVEFDPPPTFVAFKNVAPVPIPVLRFDLTRYKINTANAEKGDLRLEGTPLTAKGKPVQILAKAPRKGQPPEFRPLTNIPPGLKAQVPVIYVPADRRLESQMPSSRYSLLRRLFEDIDEIVKKRKAAAPNAGRTIAEVFAEKVLEAVQVLRIPEFVLLENLLQRHSVENLGWDPEIDLERFSVHFGLQDPMDFFKAIRLMVKDGPYELDAVDLGDGAQNALVVAIFQAYESLKRAGAVFLVEEPEMYLHPHRCRLFYSTLRHVAESNQVIYSTHSPYFVAIPEYEEIRVVSRNAASRTQVRGSTLAGTAELREKLRKEFDPERNELFFAKHVDSGGG, from the coding sequence GTGATTAGGCGGGTCAAGATTCAGAACTTCCGAAGTATCGAAGACCTAGAGTTCTTCCCGACACAGTGCTGCGCGTTGATCGGGGAGAACAGCAGCGGCAAGACCAACATCCTGCGCGCGATCAAGATGGTACTCGAAAAGGAATGGCATCGGGTAACCGACTTTTCGCCTGAGGACGTCATCGATGGCAGTCTCGACAAGGACGTTCTTATTGAAGTTGAATTTGACCCTCCCCCGACGTTTGTTGCGTTCAAGAATGTGGCCCCAGTCCCGATTCCGGTTCTGCGGTTCGACTTGACGAGGTACAAGATCAATACGGCGAACGCTGAGAAGGGCGACCTTCGTCTAGAGGGGACGCCGCTAACCGCGAAGGGGAAGCCGGTCCAAATTCTCGCGAAAGCGCCAAGGAAGGGTCAGCCGCCTGAATTCAGGCCGTTGACGAACATCCCACCAGGGCTCAAGGCCCAGGTACCAGTGATTTACGTTCCAGCCGACCGCCGCCTCGAGTCCCAGATGCCCAGCTCACGGTACAGCCTCCTTCGCCGCCTGTTCGAGGACATTGACGAGATTGTCAAGAAGCGCAAGGCCGCTGCGCCAAATGCGGGGCGCACCATTGCCGAAGTCTTCGCTGAAAAGGTGCTCGAGGCGGTCCAAGTGCTGCGCATACCAGAGTTCGTTCTTTTGGAGAACCTCCTGCAGCGTCACTCGGTCGAGAATCTCGGCTGGGACCCGGAAATCGACCTTGAACGTTTCAGTGTGCATTTCGGGCTGCAAGATCCCATGGATTTCTTCAAGGCCATTCGGCTGATGGTAAAGGACGGTCCCTACGAGTTGGACGCAGTTGACCTGGGGGACGGTGCTCAAAACGCACTGGTAGTCGCGATTTTCCAGGCATACGAATCTCTAAAGCGCGCCGGCGCCGTGTTCTTGGTTGAAGAGCCGGAAATGTACTTGCATCCGCATCGTTGCCGGCTCTTCTACAGCACGCTTCGGCACGTTGCAGAAAGCAACCAAGTCATCTACTCAACTCACTCTCCGTACTTCGTAGCTATTCCTGAGTATGAAGAAATCCGCGTCGTAAGCCGAAACGCAGCGTCCCGCACGCAGGTGCGTGGGTCAACCTTGGCGGGAACGGCCGAGCTCAGAGAAAAGCTACGAAAGGAATTCGACCCAGAGCGCAACGAGCTCTTCTTCGCAAAACACGTTGATTCTGGTGGAGGGTGA
- a CDS encoding BrnA antitoxin family protein, with translation MSKPKHALKKIPTFNTEDEERTFWATADSTEYVDWSQARFVTFPKLRPTSTAISVRLPETLLTELKLLANERDVPYQSLLKMYLADRVRTERRRVRSRNSA, from the coding sequence ATGAGCAAGCCAAAGCACGCGCTAAAGAAGATTCCGACCTTTAATACCGAGGACGAGGAGCGCACCTTCTGGGCCACGGCGGACTCGACGGAGTACGTGGATTGGTCGCAGGCGCGCTTCGTGACGTTCCCGAAGCTGCGCCCGACATCGACCGCGATTTCCGTGCGTCTGCCGGAGACACTGCTGACCGAGCTCAAGCTGCTCGCAAACGAACGCGACGTGCCATATCAGAGTCTGCTGAAGATGTACCTTGCAGATCGGGTCCGCACCGAGCGCCGTCGCGTTCGTTCGCGCAATAGTGCCTAA
- a CDS encoding dihydrodipicolinate synthase family protein, with protein MAPNIERITGVLSPVVTPFKADLSPDPERFVRQCRWLLSHNVGLAVFGTNSEANSLAVDEKIELLDQLVSDGVNPARMMPGTGCCALTDSVRLTAHAVKLGCGGVLMLPPFYYKGVSDEGLFRNFAEVIERVGDSRLRIYLYNIPPVSQVAITVPLIERLLRAYPGIVAGAKDSSGDWSNTKAYIDNFAQQGFDVFPGSETFLLQGMRYGGAGCISATANVNPGAIARLFATWKAADADAQQQRLNEVRGIFARYPMIPALKAAIAHYSGDASWTTVRPPLVELTSEQKTSLVSELDGVGFTMPGLERSTAAA; from the coding sequence TTGGCCCCCAACATAGAGCGCATCACCGGCGTACTCTCCCCCGTCGTCACCCCATTCAAGGCCGATCTCTCCCCGGACCCGGAGCGATTCGTGAGGCAGTGCCGCTGGCTGCTCTCCCATAATGTTGGACTGGCGGTATTCGGGACTAATTCCGAAGCGAATTCGCTGGCCGTCGACGAGAAGATCGAGCTCCTTGACCAGCTGGTGAGCGATGGCGTGAACCCGGCTCGGATGATGCCGGGCACCGGCTGCTGCGCGCTGACAGATTCGGTGCGGCTCACGGCACATGCGGTGAAGCTCGGCTGCGGAGGCGTGCTGATGCTGCCGCCCTTCTATTACAAGGGTGTGAGCGACGAAGGGCTCTTCAGGAACTTCGCCGAGGTTATCGAGCGCGTGGGGGACAGCCGGTTGCGGATCTATCTCTACAATATCCCGCCGGTCTCACAAGTGGCGATAACAGTTCCTTTGATAGAGCGGCTGCTCAGAGCGTATCCCGGCATCGTGGCGGGCGCCAAGGATTCCTCGGGCGACTGGAGTAACACGAAGGCGTATATCGACAACTTCGCGCAGCAGGGCTTCGACGTCTTTCCGGGAAGCGAGACGTTCCTGCTCCAGGGCATGCGCTACGGCGGCGCGGGGTGCATCAGCGCTACGGCCAATGTGAATCCGGGGGCTATCGCGCGGCTCTTTGCCACGTGGAAGGCGGCGGATGCAGACGCGCAGCAGCAGCGGCTCAACGAGGTTCGCGGCATCTTCGCAAGGTATCCGATGATACCCGCGCTCAAGGCCGCGATCGCGCATTACAGCGGAGATGCGTCGTGGACGACTGTGCGGCCGCCACTCGTGGAACTGACGAGCGAGCAGAAGACTTCACTTGTCAGCGAACTCGATGGTGTTGGCTTCACGATGCCGGGACTCGAGCGATCAACCGCGGCCGCGTAA
- a CDS encoding BrnA antitoxin family protein — protein MPKKRLKSIPQFQTEAEERQFWATHDTVDYVDWSKAKRAVFPNLRPSTETISLRLPAPLLADLKTLANERDVPYQSLLKVYLAEQVRQEQAAAGQHNPRLQLTGRKHGGRGPSPSPKGSRARRTPRS, from the coding sequence ATGCCCAAGAAGCGCCTTAAGTCCATTCCGCAGTTCCAGACCGAGGCAGAGGAGCGCCAGTTCTGGGCAACGCACGATACCGTGGACTACGTCGACTGGTCCAAGGCGAAGCGCGCCGTGTTTCCCAACCTTCGCCCCTCGACCGAAACGATCTCCCTTCGGCTTCCGGCCCCGTTGCTGGCCGACCTCAAAACGTTGGCCAACGAGCGCGATGTTCCGTACCAATCGTTGCTCAAGGTCTACCTGGCGGAGCAAGTGCGCCAAGAGCAGGCGGCAGCTGGGCAGCATAACCCGCGCTTGCAACTGACGGGGCGTAAGCACGGCGGGCGCGGCCCTTCACCAAGCCCGAAGGGTAGCCGCGCCCGCCGTACACCCCGCAGCTGA
- a CDS encoding HigA family addiction module antitoxin, with the protein MKTVRMHNPPHPGEILRELCLVPLNLSVTDAAASLDVSRNTLSAILNGRAGISPEMAVRLSIAFNTTAESWLHQQMQYDLWHAEQSRKRLRVRKLAAA; encoded by the coding sequence ATGAAGACTGTTCGCATGCACAACCCGCCGCACCCGGGAGAGATCCTTCGTGAGCTCTGCCTCGTGCCCTTGAATCTCAGCGTCACCGACGCTGCCGCGTCTTTGGACGTGAGCCGGAACACGTTGTCCGCCATCCTGAACGGACGGGCTGGCATCAGCCCCGAAATGGCAGTTCGCCTATCGATCGCGTTCAACACGACGGCCGAGAGCTGGTTGCATCAACAGATGCAATACGATCTCTGGCATGCGGAGCAATCGCGGAAGCGGTTGCGAGTTCGGAAGCTCGCGGCCGCGTAG
- a CDS encoding type II toxin-antitoxin system RelE/ParE family toxin — protein MAIVGFRHKGLERFFTRGTTAGIQSKHAKRLRLILGRLGVATEPRDMGLPGLNLHPLKGDRQGTWAVQVSGNWRVTFRLVGPDVSNVNYEDYH, from the coding sequence ATGGCGATTGTCGGGTTCAGGCACAAAGGCCTGGAGCGTTTCTTCACTCGAGGAACCACCGCGGGGATCCAGAGCAAACACGCCAAACGCCTCCGGCTGATTCTCGGTCGGCTCGGCGTGGCGACGGAGCCTCGGGACATGGGACTTCCGGGTCTCAATCTTCACCCCCTCAAGGGAGACCGCCAAGGCACCTGGGCCGTGCAGGTCAGTGGCAACTGGCGCGTGACCTTTCGATTGGTCGGGCCGGATGTCTCGAACGTGAACTACGAGGACTATCACTGA
- a CDS encoding biotin/lipoyl-containing protein — MRYIVDLNGTRTEVVIDGGDVTLGGETIAAHVEDVAGTPVRLVTIGDEVHRVIERRGTARGSYTLWVDGYRFGGEAVDERTRAIRDITAASAGPAGPAPVVAPMPGLIVRVSVEVGDLVQAGQGLVVMEAMKMENELRSSASGIVKAVHVAPGKAVEKGTVLVEFDG, encoded by the coding sequence ATGAGATACATCGTCGATCTGAACGGGACGCGGACCGAGGTAGTGATTGACGGCGGGGATGTGACGCTCGGCGGCGAGACCATCGCCGCCCATGTCGAGGATGTTGCCGGAACACCGGTGCGCCTGGTGACCATCGGGGACGAAGTCCACCGGGTCATCGAGCGAAGGGGCACGGCTCGCGGATCGTATACGCTGTGGGTGGACGGATACCGATTCGGGGGGGAGGCCGTTGACGAGAGGACGCGGGCCATTCGCGACATCACCGCCGCTTCCGCGGGTCCTGCCGGTCCCGCTCCCGTTGTGGCTCCCATGCCGGGTCTGATCGTCCGCGTGAGCGTCGAGGTAGGGGACCTCGTTCAGGCAGGTCAGGGCCTCGTGGTCATGGAGGCGATGAAAATGGAAAATGAGCTTCGATCGTCCGCGTCGGGAATCGTCAAGGCCGTCCACGTCGCTCCCGGGAAGGCGGTCGAAAAGGGGACAGTCTTGGTGGAGTTCGACGGCTAG
- a CDS encoding acetyl-CoA carboxylase biotin carboxylase subunit: protein MIGKLLIANRGEIALRIIRACRELGIRSVAVYSDADAHSPHVREADEAVNIGPPPSSQSYLLGDAIIATAKRFGADAIHPGYGFLSEREWFARAVMDAGLIWVGPPAEAIAAMGSKTAARTLAVQNGVPVVPGTTEALVDADAARAVAEEYGYPILLKAAAGGGGKGMRVVRAESELVSSLEAARREAKNAFGDDAVYVEKFIEGPRHVEIQVLADMHGNVLSLGERECSVQRRHQKMLEEAPSVAVSPELRRAMGETAVRAVRAAGYVNAGTCEFLLDGDGRFYFLEMNTRLQVEHPVTELVTGIDLVEWQLRIASGERLPFKQQDIVPRGSAIECRITSEDTANGFLPSTGRISYLHLPSGPGVRWDGGIEMGSEVGLHYDPMLAKLIVWAPTRALAIERMHRALLELTIEGVETSRDFHLRLMEDDEFRRGEIEVQWLERRLASLTAIAPPAHAARAAAIAAALFADRDRNRGAVRNGTGAAPESSPGRISVSPWEHAARLEGLR from the coding sequence ATGATCGGTAAGCTGCTGATCGCCAATCGCGGAGAGATTGCGCTCCGCATCATCCGGGCGTGCCGCGAGCTGGGGATACGGAGCGTCGCCGTCTACAGCGATGCCGACGCGCATTCGCCGCACGTGCGCGAGGCCGATGAGGCGGTGAACATCGGCCCTCCTCCTTCGAGCCAGAGCTATCTCCTCGGCGACGCGATAATCGCTACGGCGAAGCGTTTCGGCGCCGACGCGATTCATCCCGGCTACGGATTCCTTTCCGAGCGCGAATGGTTCGCGCGCGCAGTGATGGATGCGGGGCTCATCTGGGTTGGGCCGCCTGCCGAGGCGATCGCGGCGATGGGGAGCAAGACCGCCGCGCGGACGCTGGCGGTGCAGAATGGAGTTCCGGTCGTGCCCGGAACGACGGAGGCCCTCGTGGATGCCGATGCTGCTCGCGCTGTCGCCGAGGAGTACGGATACCCCATTCTATTGAAAGCGGCGGCAGGTGGAGGCGGGAAGGGGATGCGCGTCGTGCGCGCTGAGTCGGAGCTCGTGTCTTCGCTCGAGGCGGCCCGCCGCGAGGCGAAGAACGCTTTCGGCGATGACGCGGTTTACGTCGAGAAGTTCATCGAGGGCCCGCGCCATGTCGAAATCCAGGTGCTTGCCGACATGCACGGTAACGTCCTCTCGCTCGGCGAGCGGGAGTGTTCGGTGCAGCGCCGGCATCAGAAGATGCTGGAGGAGGCACCGAGCGTCGCCGTGTCGCCCGAGCTTCGGCGCGCGATGGGAGAGACCGCGGTGCGCGCGGTGCGGGCTGCGGGATACGTGAATGCGGGTACGTGCGAGTTTCTCCTGGATGGCGACGGGCGCTTCTATTTCCTCGAGATGAACACGCGGCTGCAGGTCGAGCACCCTGTGACCGAGCTCGTGACCGGCATCGATCTCGTCGAGTGGCAGCTCCGCATCGCGTCGGGCGAGCGGCTGCCGTTCAAACAGCAGGACATCGTGCCTCGCGGGTCTGCGATCGAATGCCGGATCACGAGCGAGGACACCGCCAACGGCTTTCTTCCGTCCACCGGGCGCATTAGTTACCTGCACCTGCCGAGCGGGCCTGGTGTGCGATGGGACGGCGGCATCGAGATGGGGAGCGAGGTAGGGCTTCATTACGATCCGATGCTGGCGAAGTTGATCGTGTGGGCGCCGACGCGTGCGCTGGCGATCGAGAGAATGCACCGGGCGCTGCTCGAGCTGACGATAGAGGGCGTGGAGACATCGCGCGATTTCCACCTGCGCCTGATGGAGGACGACGAGTTCCGGCGCGGCGAGATCGAGGTCCAGTGGCTCGAGCGCCGGCTCGCGAGCCTGACCGCGATCGCCCCCCCAGCGCATGCGGCTCGCGCGGCGGCGATCGCGGCGGCCCTCTTTGCCGATCGCGATCGCAACCGGGGAGCGGTGCGCAACGGCACTGGTGCGGCCCCGGAGTCATCGCCTGGTCGTATTTCCGTGTCGCCGTGGGAGCACGCGGCGCGCCTCGAAGGGCTTCGCTGA
- a CDS encoding acyl-CoA carboxylase subunit beta: protein MTMREKLDLLERRRAEAEQGGGEKRVKAQHAKGKLSARERLDLLLDEGSFTELDRFVVHRSHDFGLENERYYGDGVITGHGRIDGRLVYVFSQDFTVFGGSLSEAFAEKICKIMDLAIRNGAPVIGLNDSGGARIQEGVVSLGGYAEIFLRNTLASGVVPQISAILGPCAGGAVYSPAITDFTYMVRGSSYMFVTGPNVVKTVTHEDVTMEKLGGATTHSVVSGVAHFAHDSEPACIQAIRDLFHYIPSNNVDDPPRGTSSDPRDRRDEALLDVVPDNPNKPYDMHDVIRRVIDDGTFYEVQPEYAANIICGFAHLGGTSVGIVANQPAVLAGVLDINASVKAARFIRFCDAFNIPVVTFEDVPGFLPGVTQEHGGIIKHGAKLLYAYCEATVPKLTVITRKAYGGAYDVMSSKHIRGDFNVAWPTAEIAVMGPKGAVEILFRKEIAESGDAVKATDEKIEEYRAKFAHPYIAAGRGYLDDIIDPRDTRPRLIDALDTLKGKRDRNPPKKHGNIPL from the coding sequence ATGACCATGCGGGAGAAACTCGATCTGCTGGAGCGCCGGCGCGCCGAGGCGGAGCAGGGGGGAGGAGAGAAGCGCGTCAAGGCGCAGCACGCCAAGGGCAAGCTGTCGGCGCGCGAGCGGCTCGACCTCCTGCTCGATGAAGGAAGCTTCACGGAGCTCGACCGGTTCGTCGTTCACCGCTCGCACGATTTCGGTCTGGAGAACGAGCGCTATTACGGCGATGGGGTGATCACCGGTCACGGCAGAATTGACGGCCGTCTGGTTTACGTCTTCTCCCAGGACTTCACGGTCTTTGGCGGATCGCTGTCCGAGGCGTTCGCGGAGAAGATCTGCAAGATCATGGATCTTGCGATCCGGAACGGCGCCCCGGTGATTGGACTCAACGATTCCGGCGGGGCGCGCATTCAGGAAGGGGTCGTCTCCCTGGGCGGCTACGCGGAGATATTTCTCCGGAACACTCTCGCGTCGGGGGTCGTCCCCCAGATATCGGCCATTCTCGGTCCATGTGCAGGGGGAGCCGTGTATTCACCGGCGATCACTGACTTCACGTACATGGTGCGCGGCAGCTCGTACATGTTCGTCACGGGGCCGAACGTCGTGAAAACGGTGACGCACGAAGATGTGACGATGGAGAAGCTGGGCGGCGCGACCACGCATTCGGTGGTGTCGGGCGTCGCACATTTCGCGCACGATTCCGAGCCCGCGTGCATCCAGGCAATCCGCGATCTCTTTCACTACATCCCTTCGAACAATGTGGACGATCCGCCGCGGGGCACTTCGTCCGATCCGCGCGACCGGCGCGATGAAGCGCTCCTCGACGTCGTGCCGGACAATCCGAACAAGCCGTACGACATGCACGACGTCATCCGCCGCGTAATCGATGACGGAACGTTCTACGAGGTTCAGCCGGAGTACGCTGCCAACATCATCTGCGGCTTTGCCCATCTCGGTGGGACGAGCGTGGGGATCGTCGCCAATCAGCCGGCGGTTCTCGCGGGCGTGCTCGACATCAACGCATCGGTGAAGGCCGCGCGTTTCATACGGTTCTGCGACGCCTTCAATATTCCCGTCGTGACGTTTGAGGATGTGCCCGGCTTCCTCCCGGGAGTGACGCAGGAGCATGGCGGAATCATCAAGCACGGCGCGAAGCTGCTCTACGCCTATTGCGAGGCCACGGTGCCGAAGCTCACCGTGATCACGCGCAAGGCGTACGGCGGGGCGTATGACGTAATGAGCTCCAAGCACATCAGGGGTGACTTCAACGTCGCATGGCCAACGGCCGAGATTGCCGTCATGGGTCCGAAGGGAGCGGTGGAGATACTGTTCCGGAAGGAGATCGCGGAGAGTGGCGATGCGGTGAAGGCGACCGACGAGAAGATCGAGGAGTACCGCGCGAAATTCGCGCATCCATACATCGCGGCGGGCCGCGGTTACCTCGACGATATCATTGACCCTCGCGACACGCGGCCGCGGCTGATCGACGCACTGGATACGCTCAAGGGCAAGCGCGATCGGAACCCGCCGAAGAAACACGGCAACATTCCGCTCTGA
- a CDS encoding AMP-binding protein → MTAPVTSAIWHGNYDEGVPDTLEPYPDRTLLDYLRDTVSAWPHRTALLFKGAKITYAELEKWSDRFARGLASLGVERGDRVAICLPNCPQFMIAELGVWKAGAIACPVNPMYTDRELEDALNASGSTTAVVLNRFHAKMKSVQPRTQVRRVIATGIKDYLPLHTRIAYTFLREKKDGDRISLGSGDVRFRQLILRHSVEPRLGPPPKPEDHSVILMSGGTTGTPKGVVGTHRGMVMAGLQLRAWLKPAMHEWTDTIMVPLPLFHTYANTGVQSLAFINHNPLSLTPNPRELRDVLQEINDVRPAFICAVPTLLNALLSHSMTRSGKVDWKSVKLCFSGAAALMADTKQRFEELTGGVIVEGYSLTEAQMAVVANPVLGPKKTGSVGMPLPDVEVIIVDSDDGNVRLPRGEFGEIVMRAPQLMEGYWGRPDETREMIRHSESGERLLFTGDLGYVDSDGYLFIVDRKKDLIKTSGYQVWPREIEEVISSHPAVHEVGVAGLPDKMRGEKAKAWIVLHTDATATEAEIRIWCRERLAAYKVPAKYEFVRELPKTQVGKVLRRVLRDQESARSEATPAREE, encoded by the coding sequence ATGACTGCCCCGGTGACATCGGCGATCTGGCATGGGAACTACGACGAGGGCGTGCCGGACACGCTCGAGCCGTACCCCGATCGTACGCTGCTCGACTATCTGCGCGATACGGTCTCGGCGTGGCCTCACCGCACCGCGCTCCTGTTCAAGGGAGCGAAGATCACCTACGCCGAGCTGGAGAAATGGAGCGACAGGTTCGCCCGCGGACTTGCGTCGCTCGGGGTCGAACGGGGCGACAGGGTCGCAATCTGCCTTCCCAATTGCCCGCAGTTCATGATCGCCGAGCTCGGGGTATGGAAGGCCGGGGCCATCGCGTGTCCGGTGAATCCGATGTACACCGACCGCGAGCTCGAGGACGCGCTGAACGCCTCCGGTTCCACCACCGCCGTCGTCCTGAATCGCTTCCATGCGAAAATGAAGTCCGTCCAGCCGCGAACGCAGGTGCGGCGCGTGATTGCGACCGGGATAAAGGACTACCTGCCTCTCCACACGCGCATCGCTTACACGTTCCTTCGGGAGAAGAAGGACGGAGACCGCATCTCCCTGGGTTCGGGCGACGTCCGGTTCAGGCAGTTGATTCTTCGCCACAGCGTTGAGCCGCGTCTCGGGCCACCGCCGAAGCCGGAAGATCACTCGGTGATTCTCATGAGCGGGGGAACCACCGGCACGCCCAAGGGAGTTGTCGGAACGCACCGGGGAATGGTGATGGCGGGTCTTCAGCTTCGCGCATGGCTCAAGCCCGCGATGCATGAGTGGACGGACACGATCATGGTGCCGCTGCCTCTCTTTCACACTTACGCGAATACGGGCGTGCAGAGTCTCGCCTTCATCAATCACAACCCTCTCTCGCTCACTCCCAATCCGCGCGAGCTGCGCGACGTGCTTCAGGAGATCAACGACGTGCGGCCGGCATTCATCTGCGCCGTGCCGACGCTGCTCAACGCTCTGCTCAGCCATTCGATGACGCGAAGCGGCAAGGTTGACTGGAAGAGCGTCAAGCTCTGCTTCTCCGGCGCGGCCGCGCTCATGGCCGACACCAAGCAGCGGTTCGAGGAGCTCACCGGCGGGGTGATCGTCGAGGGCTATTCCCTGACCGAAGCCCAGATGGCTGTCGTCGCCAACCCCGTTCTCGGGCCGAAGAAGACGGGCTCCGTCGGGATGCCGCTGCCCGACGTGGAAGTGATCATAGTGGACTCCGACGATGGCAACGTTCGGCTGCCGCGCGGCGAGTTCGGCGAGATCGTGATGCGAGCGCCGCAGCTGATGGAGGGCTACTGGGGTCGCCCCGACGAAACCCGCGAGATGATCCGCCACTCCGAGTCGGGTGAGCGCCTCCTTTTCACAGGCGATCTCGGCTACGTGGACTCTGACGGATACCTGTTCATCGTTGACCGGAAGAAGGACCTCATCAAGACGAGCGGATACCAGGTCTGGCCGCGCGAGATCGAGGAAGTGATTTCATCGCACCCCGCAGTGCACGAGGTGGGAGTGGCGGGCCTGCCCGACAAGATGCGCGGCGAAAAAGCGAAGGCGTGGATCGTGCTCCACACCGACGCGACCGCGACCGAGGCGGAGATCAGGATTTGGTGCCGCGAGCGGCTGGCGGCGTACAAGGTGCCGGCGAAATACGAATTCGTCCGCGAGTTGCCCAAGACGCAGGTCGGAAAGGTTCTGCGCCGCGTTCTTCGCGATCAGGAAAGCGCGCGCTCGGAGGCGACACCCGCCAGGGAAGAGTAG
- the serA gene encoding phosphoglycerate dehydrogenase: MGTFRLLVTDQIDRDGVDLLRAEKSFVVDEIPTTPASELLERIGEYDAFVGRSATRLPAELLKRGTRLRVIGRAGVGTDNIDIPAATALGIAVINAPAGNTVAVAELFFGALIGLVRHLPRAAESMRQGKWDRSQLLGTELRGRTLGIVGLGRIGGEVATRGRAFAMGLMSFDPYVTDERFDLLRVTRAKSLDDLLRSCDVITVHTPLTPETSGMIGDRELRLLRPGAIVANLARGGIIDEAALASAVDDGRLAGAILDVYRHEPLAAGSPLRTLSNVLLTPHLGASTAEGQRNVAVDVCAAVRDALLDGELSRAINVVGGLDGRWDEIRPALVLVRRMASIARAILADRGARAVDAISLRVGRGFAEAGNLLVASAAAGALDSIIDGVRLNLVNSRALAEARGIELSVTTALAHEPDNGAQVTLRSGAEEMLVAGIAPAGLGPRVTRIDGFSVDVTPRRTLLVLTNADVPGVIGHVGTLLANSSVNIAEYHQARLSEGGDALAAISVDGEISQSVRRKLMQLPDVKSATVIDFSKLDPAGEQAWS, from the coding sequence ATGGGAACTTTTCGACTGCTCGTCACCGACCAGATCGACCGCGATGGAGTCGATCTGCTCCGCGCCGAGAAGTCGTTCGTCGTGGACGAGATTCCGACCACGCCGGCCTCGGAGCTGCTGGAGCGTATCGGCGAGTATGATGCATTCGTCGGACGCAGCGCCACCCGCCTTCCCGCGGAGCTGCTGAAACGGGGCACGCGGCTCCGCGTCATCGGACGCGCCGGCGTAGGAACCGACAACATAGATATCCCCGCGGCGACGGCGCTGGGGATCGCCGTGATCAACGCGCCCGCCGGCAACACCGTCGCCGTCGCCGAGCTTTTCTTCGGCGCGCTGATCGGGCTCGTGCGCCATCTGCCGCGAGCCGCGGAATCCATGCGGCAGGGAAAATGGGACCGCAGCCAGCTGCTCGGGACCGAGCTCCGCGGACGCACCCTCGGCATCGTCGGCCTGGGACGCATAGGAGGCGAGGTCGCGACGCGGGGTCGCGCGTTCGCGATGGGCCTCATGTCATTCGATCCATACGTCACCGACGAGCGCTTCGATCTGCTTCGCGTAACGCGCGCGAAATCGCTCGATGATCTGTTGCGTTCGTGCGACGTGATCACGGTCCACACGCCGCTCACTCCCGAGACTTCGGGAATGATCGGCGACCGCGAGCTTCGCCTGCTTCGGCCCGGCGCGATCGTCGCGAATCTCGCGCGCGGCGGTATCATTGACGAAGCGGCGCTCGCATCAGCGGTCGACGATGGACGACTCGCCGGTGCGATACTCGACGTGTACAGGCACGAGCCGCTTGCCGCGGGCAGTCCTCTCCGGACTCTGAGCAACGTCCTGCTGACGCCTCACCTCGGCGCGTCCACCGCGGAGGGGCAGCGCAACGTCGCCGTTGACGTGTGCGCCGCGGTGCGGGATGCCCTGCTCGATGGAGAGCTCTCTCGCGCGATCAACGTCGTCGGCGGTCTCGACGGGCGCTGGGACGAAATCAGGCCGGCGCTCGTGCTCGTGCGTCGAATGGCTTCCATCGCGCGAGCCATTCTCGCCGACCGGGGGGCGCGCGCGGTGGACGCGATCTCGCTGAGGGTCGGACGCGGTTTCGCCGAAGCTGGCAATCTTCTCGTGGCAAGCGCCGCGGCGGGAGCACTCGACTCGATCATAGACGGAGTGCGGCTCAATCTTGTGAACTCGCGCGCCCTGGCGGAGGCCCGCGGGATCGAGCTCTCCGTGACGACCGCACTGGCCCACGAGCCCGACAACGGCGCGCAGGTCACGCTTCGGAGCGGAGCCGAGGAAATGCTCGTCGCCGGAATCGCTCCCGCCGGATTGGGGCCGCGCGTCACGCGCATTGACGGCTTCAGCGTGGACGTCACGCCGCGCCGCACTCTGCTCGTGCTCACCAACGCCGACGTGCCCGGAGTGATTGGACACGTCGGCACGCTGCTCGCCAACTCATCCGTCAACATCGCCGAGTATCACCAGGCGCGGCTCTCGGAAGGCGGTGACGCCCTGGCTGCCATCTCGGTGGATGGCGAGATCAGCCAATCGGTGCGACGAAAGCTGATGCAGCTTCCGGACGTGAAATCGGCAACTGTGATCGATTTCTCCAAGCTCGATCCCGCGGGGGAACAGGCGTGGTCGTGA